The Athene noctua chromosome 3, bAthNoc1.hap1.1, whole genome shotgun sequence genome includes a region encoding these proteins:
- the RHNO1 gene encoding RAD9, HUS1, RAD1-interacting nuclear orphan protein 1: protein MPPKKKCTHKARKAELIFLERPREGPVQCYETPLHSAENPRRAPARTVHQNTSAAWVCPQFETTNSVALKACQKQHCGPHKPQNQDANHNLLHAGGACRRATVRKLPPLTFENPEGYTVHPLDHPSCSRKNTQRSHSQPKKGTTATADIQVKSLGSCREIPSSPAPQPVEPEVFTPDTPQVPSVRNWRCSSSAWHPETELASGTDPCGSGEAAAVLVTDTPEHEYGIKVTWRQRPHVMKYLQERGQLSAADILVTANPELSRRQANV, encoded by the exons ATGCCTCCGAAGAAGAAATGTACCCACAAGGCCAGGAAGGCAGAGCTGATATTCCTTGAGAGGCCGCGAGAGGGACCCGTCCAATGCTACGAAACTCCACTACATTCGGCCGAGAATCCAAGACGTGCTCCTGCAAGAACTGTACACCAGAACACCTCTGCTGCCTGG GTGTGCCCACAGTTTGAAACAACTAACTCAGTGGCGTTGAAAGCATGCCAGAAGCAGCATTGTGGTCCTCACAAACCCCAGAATCAGGATGCCAACCACAATTTGCTCCATGCAGGAGGAGCTTGTCGAAGAGCTACAGTCCGCAAACTTCCTCCTTTGACTTTTGAGAATCCAGAAGGATATACAGTCCACCCCTTGGATCATCCGAGTTGCTCCAGGAAGAACACACAGCGCTCTCACAGTCAGCCCAAGAAAGGGACAACAGCGACAGCAGACATCCAGGTGAAGAGCCTGGGGAGCTGTAGAGAAATACCTTCAtcacctgctcctcagcctgTGGAGCCTGAGGTCTTTACTCCAGACACTCCACAGGTGCCTTCTGTAAGGAACTGGAGATGCAGCAGCAGTGCCTGGCATCCAGAAACAGAGCTGGCATCGGGTACAGACCCCTGTGGGAGCGGGGAGGCAGCGGCAGTACTGGTTACAGACACTCCCGAGCATGAGTATGGAATAAAGGTTACTTGGAGGCAGCGGCCTCACGTCATGAAATACCTgcaggagagggggcagctgaGTGCTGCTGACATACTGGTGACGGCGAACCCCGAGCTCTCAAGGAGACAGGCCAACGTCTGA